Proteins found in one Candidatus Desulfofervidus auxilii genomic segment:
- a CDS encoding TonB C-terminal domain-containing protein produces MSFKVSLLISFLFHVFLLTIIFYASIERTQYFSFSPVYQVNIVEIPPVKKVKAKKTSFKKVSKKISKRNITKTTSKAISIKKKKTGKNNWEDFLAQRIKSIEKKVKKRKITKVAEEIKEGISGEVLGEFISNNFNNKSLSLAFQVYYRKVWEKIKKNWILPTFLLKEANQLEAIVVLKINRQGKIISKYFEKSSGNIIFDRSVKEAIEKSVPLPALPKDYTKNFHEIGVRFRWLKENT; encoded by the coding sequence ATGAGTTTTAAGGTTTCATTATTGATTTCTTTTCTGTTTCACGTTTTTCTTTTAACAATCATCTTTTATGCATCTATTGAACGCACACAATATTTCTCTTTTTCACCTGTATATCAAGTAAATATTGTAGAAATTCCTCCAGTAAAAAAAGTTAAAGCAAAAAAAACTTCTTTTAAAAAAGTTTCTAAAAAAATTTCTAAAAGAAATATTACTAAAACAACTTCAAAGGCAATTTCTATAAAAAAGAAAAAAACTGGCAAAAATAATTGGGAGGATTTTTTAGCTCAACGGATTAAAAGTATAGAAAAGAAGGTGAAAAAAAGAAAAATTACAAAAGTTGCTGAAGAGATAAAAGAAGGGATAAGTGGTGAGGTATTAGGGGAATTTATAAGTAACAATTTTAATAATAAATCTTTAAGTTTAGCCTTTCAGGTTTATTATCGTAAAGTTTGGGAAAAAATTAAAAAAAATTGGATATTACCCACTTTTTTATTAAAAGAAGCAAATCAACTTGAAGCTATTGTTGTGTTGAAAATTAATAGGCAAGGGAAAATTATATCAAAATATTTTGAAAAATCTTCTGGTAATATAATATTTGATCGTTCAGTAAAAGAAGCTATTGAAAAATCTGTTCCTTTACCTGCTTTGCCAAAAGATTATACTAAAAATTTTCACGAAATAGGGGTACGGTTTCGGTGGTTAAAAGAAAATACTTAA
- a CDS encoding MotA/TolQ/ExbB proton channel family protein: MSLISWAIIINRLFVFKRIKNQGKKFLEIFWSTNDLKILFTESRNYGASPISLIYQSAFTELKKWSREGFIEKNMFLENLTETMRKTAQFEYLRLRQGLTFLATVGNTAPFVGLFGTVWGIMRAFHDIGLKGSASLAEVAPGISEALVATAFGLVAAIPAVIGYNYFTQRVMEQKTIMENFITDMLNRIRRGYIRSEKSK, from the coding sequence ATGTCCCTTATATCTTGGGCTATTATTATCAATCGTTTGTTTGTATTTAAGCGAATTAAAAATCAAGGTAAAAAATTTTTAGAAATTTTTTGGAGTACTAATGATTTAAAGATTCTTTTTACAGAATCACGCAATTATGGTGCTTCTCCAATCAGTTTAATTTATCAATCTGCTTTTACAGAATTAAAAAAATGGTCTAGAGAAGGATTTATTGAAAAAAATATGTTTTTAGAAAATTTGACAGAAACTATGCGTAAAACTGCTCAATTTGAATATTTACGTTTACGTCAGGGTTTGACCTTTCTTGCCACTGTTGGCAATACTGCTCCATTTGTAGGGCTCTTTGGTACTGTTTGGGGCATTATGCGTGCCTTTCATGATATTGGTTTAAAAGGTTCAGCTTCATTAGCTGAAGTAGCTCCTGGTATTTCAGAAGCTCTTGTAGCTACTGCCTTTGGTTTAGTTGCAGCTATTCCTGCAGTAATCGGTTATAATTATTTTACTCAGCGTGTTATGGAACAAAAAACTATTATGGAAAACTTTATTACTGATATGCTTAACCGTATAAGGAGAGGGTATATAAGAAGTGAGAAATCTAAATGA
- the tolR gene encoding protein TolR has protein sequence MRNLNEDPFMSDINVTPLVDVMLVLLIIFMITAPMLTYGVRVDLPTVTTKPMKMRKEPIIITIDKKKNIFIDRYTVSLKKLKEKISSIIKSHPYQKILLQADKNVPYGYVMEIMAEIKAAGVEQVGLITQPKKKK, from the coding sequence GTGAGAAATCTAAATGAAGACCCATTTATGTCAGATATTAATGTTACCCCATTAGTAGATGTAATGTTAGTATTGCTTATTATTTTTATGATCACTGCCCCCATGCTTACTTATGGAGTAAGAGTGGATTTGCCTACTGTTACTACCAAACCAATGAAGATGAGAAAAGAGCCAATTATTATTACTATAGATAAAAAGAAAAATATATTTATTGATCGTTATACTGTATCATTAAAAAAATTAAAAGAAAAAATTTCTTCTATTATTAAATCTCATCCTTATCAAAAAATATTATTACAAGCTGATAAAAATGTGCCATATGGTTATGTTATGGAAATAATGGCTGAAATAAAGGCAGCAGGTGTAGAGCAAGTGGGACTTATTACCCAGCCTAAAAAGAAAAAATGA
- a CDS encoding HPr family phosphocarrier protein, with protein sequence MKVGYFRIKNKLGLHARPAARLVDLAKEVNSEIKIVKGKKEADAKSILDLLTLSCQFDDKIKIEVKGEDEDKAFWLICKLFEAEIGEKINGRKI encoded by the coding sequence GTGAAAGTTGGCTATTTTAGAATAAAAAATAAATTAGGGCTTCATGCTCGCCCAGCAGCACGATTAGTTGATTTGGCTAAGGAAGTTAATTCAGAAATAAAGATTGTTAAAGGGAAAAAAGAGGCAGATGCAAAAAGCATTTTAGACTTATTAACATTATCATGTCAATTTGATGATAAAATAAAAATTGAAGTAAAAGGAGAAGATGAAGATAAAGCCTTTTGGTTGATATGTAAATTGTTTGAAGCAGAAATAGGAGAAAAAATAAATGGAAGAAAGATTTAA